One genomic window of Medicago truncatula cultivar Jemalong A17 chromosome 1, MtrunA17r5.0-ANR, whole genome shotgun sequence includes the following:
- the LOC25483020 gene encoding ethylene receptor 2 yields MYKGTASRFLIFLFLLGVSATVNGFSKCNCDDDTSWWTIEKILEWQKVGDFLIAVAYFSIPIELLYFISCANIPFKWVLFQFIAFIVLCGMTHLFNSWTYGPHTFQIMLTLTVLKVLTALVSCATTITLITLIPMLLKVKVREFLLKRKARELGIEYGMIMKQNEAGMHVRMLTQEIRKSLDRHEILYTTMVKLSETLGLQNCAVWMPNVDKTAMNLTHELNGRNVNSSIPITDLDVVRVKGDNVVHMIDSDSLLAAASSGVSVDAGPVAAIRMPMLSVSDFKGGTPEVTEACYAILVLVLPSEEARSWSNQELEIIKVVADQVAVGLSHAAILEESQLMREKLEERNRALQQEKRNAMMASEARAVFQKVMSNGMGRPMHSVMGLLSMMQDENLKSEQKLIVDSMVRTSGVVSNLMNDAMDNSDRDGRGGRFPLEMKCFGLHNMLKEAACIAKSMALCKGFGFKVEVDRSLPNYVIGDEKRVFQVILHMVRNLIDGNNGGGILVFQVLAESGSRGRSEPGYATWRPSSSNGDVHVRFDIGINSSNSESETSVTSGRLAGRMRTSDRALEESLSFSICKKIIQSMKGNICSVPNARGFPQLMTLALRFQLRRSTAVTISEPGESSESSDSNSLFRGLQVLLADNDDVNRAVTQKFLRKLGCIVTSVSSGFECLSLVGHGGACPFEVVILDLHLPDLDGFEVTARIRKSKSRNWPIAVALSASSEEELREKCMHIGFNGVIRKPILLQGFAEELQKILKGK; encoded by the exons ATGTATAAAGGAACAGCATCTAGATTCTTAATTTTCCTGTTCTTGTTGGGTGTATCAGCAACTGTTAATGGATTTTCTAAATGCAACTGTGACGATGACACGAGCTGGTGGACGATTGAGAAGATTCTAGAATGGCAGAAAGTCGGTGATTTTCTGATCGCGGTGGCATACTTCTCGATCCCTATTGAGCTTCTTTATTTCATCAGTTGTGCAAACATTCCATTCAAATGGGTACTTTTTCAGTTCATTGCTTTCATTGTACTTTGTGGAATGACACATTTGTTTAATAGCTGGACTTATGGACCCCACACATTTCAAATCATGCTGACACTTACTGTCTTGAAAGTCCTCACTGCATTGGTTTCATGTGCAACTACCATAACCCTCATCACTTTGATCCCTATGCTTCTTAAAGTAAAGGTTCGAGAGTTCTTGCTGAAGCGAAAGGCGAGAGAGCTTGGAATCGAGTATGGTATGATAATGAAACAGAACGAAGCTGGAATGCATGTAAGAATGCTTACTCAAGAGATTCGCAAGTCACTCGATAGACATGAGATTTTGTATACTACCATGGTTAAATTGTCGGAAACTTTAGGGTTGCAGAACTGTGCTGTGTGGATGCCTAATGTTGACAAAACGGCGATGAACCTCACTCATGAATTGAATGGGAGGAATGTTAATTCTTCTATACCGATCACTGATCTGGATGTTGTAAGAGTCAAGGGAGATAATGTAGTGCATATGATTGATTCTGACTCGCTGCTTGCTGCTGCGAGTAGTGGAGTTTCTGTTGATGCAGGACCGGTTGCTGCAATCCGAATGCCAATGCTTAGTGTTAGCGATTTCAAAGGTGGGACGCCTGAGGTAACGGAAGCCTGTTACGCAATACTTGTTTTGGTACTTCCTAGTGAAGAGGCTAGATCTTGGAGCAATCAAGAGCTTGAGATTATTAAAGTTGTTGCTGATCAGGTAGCCGTGGGTCTTTCTCATGCCGCGATTCTCGAAGAATCACAACTTATGAGAGAGAAATTGGAGGAGCGAAATCGAGCATTGCAACAAGAGAAAAGGAACGCTATGATGGCGAGCGAGGCTAGAGCAGTTTTTCAGAAAGTCATGAGTAATGGAATGGGAAGGCCAATGCATTCAGTTATGGGATTGCTTTCAATGATGCAAGATGAGAATTTGAAGAGTGAACAGAAACTTATTGTGGATTCGATGGTAAGGACAAGCGGCGTCGTATCgaacttgatgaatgatgctaTGGACAATTCAGATAGGGACGGTCGAGGTGGAAGATTTCCTTTGGAGATGAAATGTTTTGGTTTACATAACATGTTAAAAGAAGCAGCTTGCATTGCCAAGTCTATGGCTTTATGTAAGGGTTTTGGATTTAAGGTTGAGGTTGATAGGTCTTTGCCTAACTATGTTATCGGTGACGAGAAGAGGGTTTTTCAGGTGATTTTGCACATGGTTAGGAACTTGATTGATGGTAACAATGGGGGAGGGATTCTTGTGTTTCAAGTTTTGGCAGAATCTGGAAGTCGAGGAAGGAGTGAACCTGGATATGCAACTTGGAGACCAAGCTCGTCTAACGGTGATGTGCATGTTAGATTTGACATAGGGATCAATAGCAGTAATTCTGAATCAGAGACCTCAGTTACTTCAGGGAGGCTTGCAGGAAGGATGCGTACGAGTGATCGGGCACTCGAGGAAAGTTtgagcttcagcatttgcaagAAGATAATCCAG TCAATGAAAGGTAACATATGTTCAGTACCAAATGCTAGAGGTTTTCCTCAACTGATGACCCTTGCTCTTAGGTTTCAACTACGTCGTTCTACCGCTGTAACCATCTCCGAACCAGGGGAGAGTTCAGAGTCATCTGATTCAAATTCCTTGTTCAGAGGTCTGCAAGTCTTGTTGGCCGACAACGACGATGTTAATAGAGCAGTAACACAGAAATTTCTCCGGAAACTAGGATGTATTGTTACATCTGTTTCCTCCGGATTCGAATGCCTTAGTCTCGTTGGCCATGGTGGTGCATGCCCCTTTGAAGTTGTTATTTTGGACCTTCACTTGCCTGATTTAGATGGATTTGAAGTTACTGCAAGGATCCGGAAGTCCAAAAGCCGTAACTGGCCTATCGCTGTTGCTTTATCGGCAAGCTCAGAAGAAGAATTAAGGGAAAAATGTATGCATATTGGGTTTAATGGAGTTATCCGAAAGCCGATTCTGTTGCAAGGATTCGCGGAAGAACTCCAAAAAATCCTGAAGGGAAAATAG